Genomic window (Pirellulales bacterium):
TTGCCAGGCCGGCTCGTTTTGAAATCGAAGGCGAAGGTGCGCCACGAACTGATCGTTCATTTCTACCAGGTCCAGCCGATCCTGCGCTGCCAAGGCGGGCAAGATCCAATGCGTCACGGCGCCTGTGCCAGGGCCAACCTCGAGGATGCGGCGTGGGTGTCTGTTAGCGCTTTCGCCGGCGGCCACGAAACGAGCCAGGGCACGGGCCAGCCAACGACTGCTCGGGGCGATCGAACCCGTTGTGTGAAAGTTCTCGCGGAATTGGCGAAAAAAGAGCCGGTGATCGTGAAACATCCCGCGAACCTGCTCGGGCAAAACACGTGCGAAGCGCACCCCGAGGATAACGACAGACAGTCGCGTCGACAACGGGCCTGGCCCGCTTCTCTTCCCCCGTCTCCGGAAGTGGTCACCAGCCGGCGGCGTCGGCACCGTCTCGAGTGTGTAGCGCGTACCAGACGTTCTGATCCATTGAATTATTCAAGAAGTGTGCCGAGCCATCGAGCGCCAGCACGTTAACACCCTGTGGATGCATGCTGCGGGAACCGGCTTGAACGTTGATTTCATTCGCGCCGAGCGACTGGTCACACCCCATGCACTCGGCATCGAGCTGACTGCCGAGCTTTTGTCGCAGGACAGTGCAGCCAATGAACTGCTCGCCGTTCGCGGTGCACGGATTTGGCCTGCCTGATAGTCCGAAGATCCCGTGCCGGGCGATCAGGCTCGACCCGACTTGCCCTAATGCCCATACGCCACGCGGATCGAGGACGTCCAGCCCTGCGCGAATTTCGTCGACGGCGATGGTGTTTGACAGACCATCGGTGACCGCCGCGTAGGGAAATGATTTGTTCACGCCCCCGACGCCGGTCCCCCACACTTGATCGTTGTTTGTAAGCAGGTTGGTTCCATTGACGTAGAAGCCATTGATGCAGGGGTTTTCTGTTGTTCCTGGCCCTGCGCAGTTGCCGTCCGGCCCGACGTTCATCACGTAATTTCCTCGTGCATACTGGTTCGTCGTCAGGCCGACGGTTCCACCGCGCTGAAAGTGATTGTCGCGTGTGGCGTAGGGGTCGCTGGGGCAGAGAAAAACTGACAACTCGGATTCGCGGACTTGCGCGTTGGTCGGGTCGGAAACGGGCTTCTTGAAGTTGCAGATCGCGTAGAGGCTCGTTTGTTCAAGTTGCGACAGGAGCATCATCACCCAGTTGCCATAGACCGTGTCCTGGTTGGGATCGCCAAATTTCTCGACGCGATCAATGACCCCGATGGGCAAGTTTCCGCCGCCCAGTGGTTCACCCTTCGGCTGCCAGATCACGGCAGGCGGCAATAGGAGCATCGCTGACTGGTAGTTCGCGAGCGCGATGCCTATCTGCTTGAGGTTGTTCGTGCATTGCGATCGTCGGGCGGACTCACGCGCCATTTGCACGGCCGGCAGTAGTATCGCGATCAATGTCCCGATGATTGCGATCACGACCAAAAGTTCCACTACTGTGAACGCCGTGCGTGAAATTTGTTTGCAACCACTGAGTCGAAAAGCGAGAATCATTAGCATGGTCCTCCGCGGTATTTACCTTACCACGCTACCAATTGTTACGGGCATTTTGCTGGCGTTCGCAATGCCGCCGGCGGACGCGACTTGGCTCGTCTGGATTGCACTCGTGCCACTCGGCCTAGCGATTACCGAGGAGAAAGCACAACTCGAATTGTACCTGGGCGTACTGGCTGCGGGGCTAGTGTTTCAATGGATGCATTGCGATTGGATGAGAACGCTGACAAGTGGCGCGACGCTTTCCTATGGCCGCGTCGGCCAGTGGATTGCTCAAGGTATCGCCCTCTCTGTGCCTTGGGTGCCCATGTTTTGGCTATCACGGATGGTTGTGCGACGGACGGCGCTTCCGATGACGTTCTTGCTGCCGCTGCTTTGGGTTAGCTTCGAGTTTGTACGATGGCATTTCTCATGGGTCTATGATCAGACCGGCTTCCCATGGGGCCAAGTCGGCCTGGTTTTGGCTGACCATCTGCGTTTGGCCCAAGTTGCCTCTCTCGCCGGCGTATACGGTGTGAGTGCGATCGTGGCGATCGTCAATGGGCTGGTTGTCGACTGCTTGCGCCGGCGTTGCCGCTGGCAAGAGATGCTCGTTGCTTTCGGATCGCTGGCGCTTTGCCTTGGTTATGGCCATTGGCAACTTGCCTACGTGCCTGCCGAGGGGCCCACGATTTGCCTAATGCCAGTCGGCGACGAAGCGGCCGATGCACCAGCCGACGCACGGGTTTTGCTATGGGGCGAGGCGATTAACCAGCGAATTGCGGTAGACCAAGAGGCTGAGATTGCACGTTTGCAGGAGCA
Coding sequences:
- a CDS encoding DUF1559 domain-containing protein, yielding MIAIIGTLIAILLPAVQMARESARRSQCTNNLKQIGIALANYQSAMLLLPPAVIWQPKGEPLGGGNLPIGVIDRVEKFGDPNQDTVYGNWVMMLLSQLEQTSLYAICNFKKPVSDPTNAQVRESELSVFLCPSDPYATRDNHFQRGGTVGLTTNQYARGNYVMNVGPDGNCAGPGTTENPCINGFYVNGTNLLTNNDQVWGTGVGGVNKSFPYAAVTDGLSNTIAVDEIRAGLDVLDPRGVWALGQVGSSLIARHGIFGLSGRPNPCTANGEQFIGCTVLRQKLGSQLDAECMGCDQSLGANEINVQAGSRSMHPQGVNVLALDGSAHFLNNSMDQNVWYALHTRDGADAAGW
- a CDS encoding nitrilase-related carbon-nitrogen hydrolase, producing MIAITTKSSTTVNAVREICLQPLSRKARIISMVLRGIYLTTLPIVTGILLAFAMPPADATWLVWIALVPLGLAITEEKAQLELYLGVLAAGLVFQWMHCDWMRTLTSGATLSYGRVGQWIAQGIALSVPWVPMFWLSRMVVRRTALPMTFLLPLLWVSFEFVRWHFSWVYDQTGFPWGQVGLVLADHLRLAQVASLAGVYGVSAIVAIVNGLVVDCLRRRCRWQEMLVAFGSLALCLGYGHWQLAYVPAEGPTICLMPVGDEAADAPADARVLLWGEAINQRIAVDQEAEIARLQEHSDALDQVIIMGCKRRDSEVTFNSTAVVVPRHKFQGFYDKIKLVPFSEFHPSHLPAAEKDKSNRYRHGCVFPVYEFEGVRIAPLICYDICFPDVVRRFMGTSDAPGFFAVSSFEGHDPSGCIQEGTLRHTRFRAIESRRSIVRNVEGGFSCLVDGSGRLVSTFDSITAPTAVGAIPMDDRFSPYAVLGDWLPFTSLGAIVVLCWRGSGRTRPRRSTLPTQ